In Paractinoplanes brasiliensis, the following proteins share a genomic window:
- a CDS encoding arginine deiminase encodes MAHYVDSEVGRLRTVLLHRPGPELARLTPRNNDSLLFDGIPWVSRAQEEHDAFAAALRERDVEVLYLGDLLAETLAVDAARAELTEGVLADRRLGDTLRDSVGRCLADQDPRRLAGILMAGLAHEELKPGPGGLVYEMMDRLDFVIDPLPNLLFTRDSSVWVRDRVAVTSLAMPARSRETTLTRAIYRYHPRFAGTDLLYDPSLELLEGGDVLLLAPGVLAIGVGERTTPAGAERLARRVFTAGLAGTILAVPIAQERATMHLDTVCTMVDVDAVVMYPNIADALRAYTVTADADGEPHATGPRPFLEAAAEAMGIDRLRIIDTGLDPVTAEREQWDDGNNTLAIAPRLCVAYERNVETNAQLERAGIEVVRISGSELGSGRGGPRCMSCPIERESLGGATPDV; translated from the coding sequence GTGGCGCATTACGTCGACAGCGAGGTGGGCCGGCTGCGAACGGTGCTGCTGCACCGCCCCGGGCCGGAACTGGCCCGGCTGACCCCGCGGAACAACGACAGTCTGCTGTTCGACGGTATCCCGTGGGTGAGCCGGGCCCAAGAGGAACACGATGCCTTTGCGGCCGCCCTGCGCGAACGCGACGTCGAAGTCCTCTATCTGGGTGACCTGCTGGCCGAGACGCTGGCCGTGGACGCCGCCCGGGCCGAGCTGACCGAGGGCGTGCTGGCCGATCGCCGCCTCGGTGACACCCTGCGCGACAGCGTGGGCCGCTGTCTGGCCGATCAGGATCCGCGCCGGCTGGCCGGGATCCTGATGGCCGGGCTCGCCCACGAGGAGCTCAAGCCCGGACCGGGCGGCCTGGTCTACGAGATGATGGACCGGCTCGACTTCGTCATCGACCCGCTGCCCAACCTGCTGTTCACGCGGGACTCCTCGGTCTGGGTGCGGGACCGGGTGGCCGTGACCAGCCTGGCCATGCCGGCCCGCAGCCGCGAGACGACCCTGACCCGGGCGATCTATCGTTACCACCCGCGGTTCGCCGGCACCGACCTGCTCTACGATCCCTCGCTCGAGCTGCTCGAGGGCGGCGACGTGCTGCTGCTCGCGCCCGGGGTGCTGGCCATCGGGGTCGGCGAGCGCACCACCCCGGCGGGGGCCGAGCGGCTGGCCCGCCGGGTCTTCACGGCCGGGCTGGCCGGCACCATCCTGGCCGTGCCGATCGCCCAGGAACGCGCCACCATGCACCTCGACACGGTGTGCACGATGGTCGACGTCGACGCGGTGGTGATGTACCCCAACATCGCGGACGCATTGCGGGCGTACACGGTGACCGCGGACGCCGACGGGGAACCGCACGCCACCGGGCCGCGGCCCTTCCTGGAAGCGGCGGCCGAGGCGATGGGCATCGATCGGCTCCGGATCATCGACACCGGCCTCGACCCGGTCACCGCCGAGCGGGAGCAGTGGGACGACGGGAACAACACCCTGGCCATCGCGCCGCGCCTCTGTGTCGCGTACGAGCGGAACGTCGAGACGAACGCCCAGCTGGAACGGGCCGGCATCGAGGTGGTGCGGATCAGCGGCTCGGAACTCGGCAGCGGCCGGGGCGGCCCGCGGTGCATGAGCTGCCCGATCGAGCGCGAATCACTGGGCGGGGCGACCCCGGACGTGTGA
- a CDS encoding glycoside hydrolase family 16 protein, whose translation MLDERFDSDELDRSVWVPWYLPHWSSREASAATYETGGGQLRLSIPAGQPLWAEGVHETPLRVSGIQSANWSGPVGSTLGGQPFLPGQRVREEQGEFWGYTPLYGDIEIRMRGTITPRSMIAFWLSGIETAPEMSGEICVMEVFGTDPQAVGMGLHRFRDPRLTEEWATTTLPIDVSDFHTYGVSWRPGSLAFSVDGEVVKRVGQAPDYPVQLEIAVFDFPGRAHLVEGSVPEPELVVSHVRGRPAQ comes from the coding sequence GTGCTGGACGAGCGGTTCGATTCCGACGAGTTGGACCGCTCTGTCTGGGTTCCGTGGTATTTGCCGCATTGGAGCTCCCGCGAGGCCTCGGCGGCGACGTACGAGACCGGCGGCGGGCAGTTGCGCCTGAGCATCCCGGCAGGCCAGCCGCTGTGGGCCGAGGGCGTGCACGAGACGCCGCTGCGGGTGTCGGGCATCCAGAGCGCCAACTGGTCCGGTCCGGTCGGCAGCACCCTCGGCGGCCAGCCGTTCCTCCCCGGCCAGCGGGTGCGCGAGGAACAGGGCGAGTTCTGGGGCTACACACCGCTCTACGGCGACATCGAGATCCGCATGCGGGGCACGATCACGCCGCGTTCGATGATCGCGTTCTGGCTCTCCGGCATCGAGACCGCCCCCGAGATGTCGGGCGAGATCTGCGTGATGGAGGTCTTCGGCACCGACCCGCAGGCCGTCGGCATGGGGCTGCACCGCTTCCGCGATCCACGCCTGACCGAGGAGTGGGCGACGACCACCCTGCCGATCGACGTCTCGGACTTTCACACGTACGGGGTGAGCTGGCGCCCCGGTTCGCTGGCGTTCTCGGTGGACGGCGAGGTCGTCAAGCGGGTCGGCCAGGCCCCCGATTATCCGGTGCAGCTCGAGATCGCCGTCTTCGACTTCCCCGGCCGGGCGCATCTGGTCGAGGGGTCCGTTCCGGAGCCTGAGCTGGTCGTGTCACACGTCCGGGGTCGCCCCGCCCAGTGA
- a CDS encoding DUF5926 family protein, whose amino-acid sequence MSKRRNQRQSAPKREKVRDIFVARPFEGLADEPEWIALRELVPAASAPLTLRPEIIEEYGDRSITLSTVLPMAWPAMTRQDGRVFIGLQRHVQSGDVSRDLSVAILSALQTQPGDTVSVPALPGQGPRLQDILVDGPLEITMHDSFEYWLDAEQAEDPNVKASLERANASIYPTVRLSAARAAYWCRVAPDKGHVRWVLPDAEDRALDTLARLSASGDLLLGEQTKFAGMFRAHGLLVPVWDIPGEPEGADWEAPLADFAKRYADTLAETGPLDADARRAKQGLIGRQLTLR is encoded by the coding sequence GTGAGCAAGCGTCGAAACCAACGCCAGTCCGCACCCAAGCGCGAGAAGGTGCGGGACATCTTCGTGGCCCGACCCTTCGAAGGGCTGGCCGACGAACCGGAGTGGATCGCGCTGCGCGAGCTGGTGCCCGCCGCCTCGGCGCCGCTCACCCTCCGGCCCGAGATCATCGAGGAGTACGGGGACCGTTCGATCACCCTGTCCACGGTGCTGCCCATGGCCTGGCCGGCGATGACGCGGCAGGACGGGCGGGTCTTCATCGGCCTGCAGCGTCACGTGCAGTCGGGTGACGTCTCGCGCGACCTCTCGGTGGCGATCCTGAGCGCCCTGCAGACGCAGCCGGGCGACACGGTCTCGGTGCCGGCCCTGCCCGGTCAGGGTCCCCGCCTGCAGGACATCCTCGTCGACGGCCCGCTCGAGATCACCATGCACGACAGCTTCGAGTACTGGCTCGACGCCGAGCAGGCCGAGGACCCGAACGTGAAGGCGTCCCTCGAACGGGCGAACGCCTCGATCTATCCGACCGTGCGGCTGTCAGCGGCGCGGGCGGCGTACTGGTGCCGGGTGGCGCCCGACAAGGGTCACGTGCGCTGGGTGCTGCCCGACGCCGAGGACCGCGCGCTCGACACGCTGGCCCGCCTGTCCGCCTCGGGTGACCTGCTGCTCGGTGAGCAGACCAAGTTCGCCGGCATGTTCCGGGCGCACGGCCTGCTGGTGCCGGTGTGGGACATCCCGGGCGAGCCCGAGGGCGCGGACTGGGAGGCGCCGCTGGCCGATTTCGCCAAGCGGTACGCCGACACGCTCGCCGAGACCGGCCCGCTCGACGCGGACGCCCGGCGCGCAAAGCAGGGCCTGATCGGCCGGCAGCTCACGTTGCGGTAA
- a CDS encoding sensor histidine kinase yields the protein MPERPDYTALTRGQIAVLDRINAGEAGLPVLQQIVRLAQETLGGRGAGFAEYAADHGRIVAATGACTPAIGRRVDRADTRLRDGRTLLIPLGSLNDEFAKQVEGGDVKRMLGARCEVGDTIVGSLHVYFGESDDEPGPEHHAVLELLAGYVGRLYAARDGLPVHSSEQARRQENRDLWVAVTSHELRTPVTVIKGYADTLSNHWDTLGDIGRQEAVRIINTRAGELARLVDRLLSAASEDGDVGASPAGPFDLPEALRSAVEELPADLRRRIVLDNLPAELPKAYGERDSIATILTELATNAEKHSPPGSTVELCAGADEETLRFRLSDRGAGIRPEHVERAFERYWQAEGGDRRHHPGAGLGLYLVRRLVERQHGWVSLRPREGGGTTAEVRLPRA from the coding sequence ATGCCGGAGCGTCCCGACTACACCGCGCTGACGCGTGGCCAGATCGCGGTCCTCGACCGGATCAACGCCGGCGAGGCGGGACTCCCCGTGCTGCAGCAGATCGTCCGCCTGGCCCAAGAGACGCTGGGCGGCCGCGGAGCCGGCTTCGCGGAGTACGCGGCCGACCACGGCCGCATCGTCGCCGCCACCGGCGCGTGCACCCCCGCGATCGGCCGCCGGGTCGACCGCGCCGACACCCGCCTGCGCGACGGCCGCACACTGCTCATCCCGCTCGGCTCGCTCAACGACGAGTTCGCCAAGCAGGTGGAGGGCGGCGACGTCAAGCGCATGCTGGGCGCACGTTGCGAGGTCGGCGACACGATCGTGGGCTCGCTGCACGTGTACTTCGGCGAGAGCGACGACGAACCCGGCCCCGAGCATCACGCCGTCCTGGAACTGCTGGCGGGTTACGTCGGCCGGCTCTACGCGGCCCGCGACGGCCTGCCCGTGCACAGCAGCGAACAGGCCCGCCGCCAGGAGAACCGCGATCTCTGGGTGGCGGTGACCAGCCATGAGCTGCGCACCCCGGTCACGGTGATCAAGGGGTACGCCGACACGTTGTCGAACCACTGGGACACGCTGGGCGACATCGGCCGGCAGGAAGCGGTACGCATCATCAACACGCGCGCCGGTGAGCTGGCCCGGCTGGTCGACCGGCTGCTCTCGGCGGCCAGCGAGGACGGGGACGTCGGCGCCTCCCCCGCCGGTCCGTTCGACCTGCCCGAGGCGTTGCGCAGCGCCGTCGAGGAACTGCCGGCCGACCTGCGCCGCCGGATCGTGCTCGACAACCTGCCCGCCGAGCTGCCCAAGGCGTACGGGGAAAGGGATTCGATCGCGACGATCCTGACCGAGCTGGCCACCAATGCCGAGAAGCACTCGCCTCCGGGCTCGACCGTCGAGCTGTGCGCGGGCGCCGACGAGGAGACGTTGCGTTTCCGCCTCTCCGACCGGGGCGCGGGCATCCGCCCCGAGCACGTCGAGCGGGCGTTCGAGCGTTACTGGCAGGCCGAGGGCGGCGACCGGCGGCACCATCCGGGGGCGGGGCTGGGGCTTTACCTCGTACGCCGTCTGGTCGAACGCCAGCACGGCTGGGTCTCGCTGCGTCCCCGTGAGGGCGGCGGCACCACGGCGGAGGTCCGCCTGCCGCGGGCGTAG
- a CDS encoding glycerophosphodiester phosphodiesterase — protein MSDYRPLVFAHRGGADALPEHTLAAYMRALDEGVDGLECDVRLTRDGHLVCVHDGRLGRTSNGRGRVSAKTLAELDSLDFGSWHPGYPVDEEPLPEFSRLLTLDRLLAAVRDSGRDVKLLIETKHPSRYGAEVERRLVKLLRRYDLAEPKPDDRVQVTVMSFAALALRRVRAQAPRVPTVYLLEILPPGIGRGRLPFGARIAGPGVGLVRSRPGLVPAIRAAGHQAYVWTVNDDADLDMVLEHRVDGVITDRPRFVLDRINAL, from the coding sequence GTGAGTGACTACCGCCCGCTCGTCTTCGCGCACCGCGGAGGCGCCGACGCTCTGCCCGAGCACACGCTCGCGGCGTACATGCGCGCTCTCGACGAGGGCGTGGACGGGCTGGAATGTGACGTCCGGCTCACCCGGGACGGCCATCTGGTCTGCGTGCACGACGGCCGGCTCGGCCGCACCAGCAACGGCCGCGGCCGGGTCAGCGCCAAGACGCTGGCCGAGCTCGACTCGCTCGACTTCGGCTCCTGGCACCCGGGCTACCCGGTCGACGAGGAGCCGCTGCCCGAGTTCTCCCGCCTGCTGACGCTCGACCGGCTGCTGGCTGCGGTGCGTGACAGCGGCCGCGACGTCAAGCTACTCATCGAGACCAAGCACCCGTCACGCTACGGAGCCGAGGTCGAGCGCCGGCTGGTGAAGCTGCTGCGCCGGTACGACCTCGCCGAGCCGAAACCGGACGATCGCGTCCAGGTGACCGTGATGTCGTTCGCGGCGCTGGCCCTGCGACGGGTGCGGGCGCAGGCCCCGCGGGTGCCCACGGTCTACCTGCTCGAGATTTTGCCGCCCGGGATCGGCCGGGGCCGCCTGCCGTTCGGCGCGCGGATCGCCGGGCCGGGGGTGGGCCTCGTACGGTCGCGGCCGGGGTTGGTGCCGGCGATCCGGGCCGCGGGGCATCAGGCGTACGTGTGGACGGTCAACGACGATGCGGACCTCGACATGGTCCTAGAGCACCGGGTCGACGGGGTGATCACCGACCGGCCCCGCTTCGTGCTCGACCGGATCAATGCTTTGTGA
- a CDS encoding rhodanese-like domain-containing protein translates to MFGPQVPSVTPAEVGDDAYLLDVREPDEWTAGHAPGAHHLPMMEIPALMAEVPTDREVVVVCRSGGRSGQVVSYLMGNGWDNVRNLDGGMQSWASAGREVISENGQQAQVL, encoded by the coding sequence GTGTTCGGACCACAAGTGCCCAGCGTGACCCCCGCCGAGGTCGGCGACGACGCTTATCTGCTCGACGTGCGCGAGCCCGACGAGTGGACGGCGGGGCACGCTCCCGGCGCCCACCACCTGCCGATGATGGAGATCCCGGCCCTCATGGCCGAGGTCCCGACCGACCGGGAGGTGGTGGTCGTCTGTCGTTCCGGCGGCCGCTCCGGCCAGGTCGTCTCCTATCTGATGGGCAACGGCTGGGACAACGTGCGCAACCTGGACGGCGGCATGCAGTCCTGGGCGTCCGCCGGCCGCGAGGTCATCAGCGAGAACGGGCAGCAAGCTCAAGTTCTGTGA
- a CDS encoding LCP family protein, with translation MSAPTSPYGSSGSGRASVPSSGRASARPASAYRGNASPPQRDNWPPRGAAGGGGGGTPPGDPGRGTSYRGRRPKPKWGRIALLAGLAVLIIAVIAGISLYGYASGLDKDLKRTDAFNGISADRPAKPIEGAQNILLVGSDSRDPDAKDDGAGKWRADTLILMHIPEDHKSAQLISIPRDLWVVVPRSNDAACGDGGRAKINAAFAFGGLPRAVHTVECLTDVKIDHVMAIDFGGFKEVTDALGGVDLKVEQTITSIHKPYRVFKKGTMHMDGAQALDWVRQRKQFARGDFARMQHQQEFLKAIMDKAASSGTITNPAKLNAFLKAVTAAVTVDNDFSLTDMATEMRGIRGSNLTFITSPNKGSDTINGQSVVVSDKEKALALFKAVAADEMDTWMAANLKKGSAGTSGS, from the coding sequence ATGTCAGCGCCTACGTCCCCTTACGGGAGTTCCGGTTCCGGTCGAGCCTCTGTCCCGTCGTCGGGCCGGGCCTCGGCGCGCCCAGCGAGTGCCTATCGAGGAAACGCGTCGCCGCCTCAGCGCGACAACTGGCCGCCCCGTGGCGCCGCCGGCGGTGGTGGCGGTGGCACCCCTCCGGGGGACCCCGGTCGTGGCACCTCGTATCGCGGGCGCCGGCCCAAGCCGAAGTGGGGGCGCATCGCCCTGCTGGCCGGCCTGGCGGTCCTGATCATCGCGGTGATCGCGGGCATCTCGCTCTACGGCTACGCCTCGGGTCTCGACAAGGACCTCAAGCGCACCGACGCCTTCAACGGCATCAGCGCGGACCGCCCGGCCAAGCCGATCGAGGGTGCGCAGAACATCCTGCTGGTCGGCAGCGACTCGCGCGACCCGGACGCCAAGGACGACGGCGCCGGCAAGTGGCGCGCCGACACGCTGATCCTCATGCACATCCCCGAGGACCACAAGTCCGCGCAGCTCATCTCGATCCCGCGGGACCTGTGGGTGGTCGTGCCGCGCAGCAACGACGCCGCGTGCGGCGACGGCGGCCGCGCCAAGATCAACGCCGCGTTCGCCTTCGGTGGGCTGCCCCGCGCCGTGCACACCGTCGAGTGCCTGACCGACGTGAAGATCGATCACGTCATGGCCATCGACTTCGGCGGCTTCAAGGAGGTCACCGACGCGCTCGGCGGCGTCGACCTCAAGGTGGAGCAGACCATCACGTCGATCCACAAGCCGTACCGGGTGTTCAAGAAGGGCACCATGCACATGGACGGCGCGCAGGCCCTCGACTGGGTGCGGCAGCGCAAGCAGTTCGCCCGGGGCGACTTCGCCCGCATGCAGCACCAGCAGGAGTTCCTGAAGGCGATCATGGACAAGGCGGCGAGCAGCGGCACGATCACCAACCCGGCCAAGCTCAACGCGTTCCTCAAGGCGGTCACCGCGGCCGTCACGGTCGACAACGACTTCTCGCTCACCGACATGGCAACCGAGATGCGCGGCATCCGTGGCAGCAACCTGACGTTCATCACCAGCCCCAACAAGGGCAGCGACACCATCAACGGCCAGTCCGTGGTGGTCTCCGACAAGGAGAAGGCGCTCGCGCTCTTCAAGGCGGTGGCGGCCGACGAGATGGACACCTGGATGGCGGCCAACCTCAAGAAGGGGTCGGCGGGCACATCCGGCAGCTGA
- a CDS encoding solute symporter family protein, giving the protein MEPHFLAAEVSTSTSRGLTITLFLVFVAITLAITIWASRQTKTATDFYAGGRQFSGFQNGMAIGGDYMSAASFLGIAGLIALYGYDGFLYSIGFLVAWLVALLLVAEYLRNSGRFTMADVLAFRMRQRPVRTAASASTIVVSIFYLIAQMVGAGALVALLLGIKPGTTFLGMDADTAKVATIILVGALMIIYVIVGGMKGTTYVQIVKAFMLMSGALIMTLLVLAHYKFNLSALLGDAAQQSGKGDAFLQPGLRYGVETASASATFYSKMDLLSLGIALVLGTAGLPHILTRFYTVPTSKIARKSVLWAIGIIGTFYLFTLALGFGAAALVGSGNITAQDKAGNTAAPQLAQALGIDYLGGETGGAVMLAVIAAVAFATILAVVAGLTLASSSSLAHDFYANVIRRGEASERDEVRVARISALVIGAVAIALSIFAQSLNVAFLVALAFAVAASANLPAILYSLFWKRFNTSGALWSIYGGLAAAVILVFFSPVVSGSATAMFPDSDWHFFPLSNPGIISIPVGFLCGWIGTVISKEDDTAKYAELEVRSLTGHGAH; this is encoded by the coding sequence ATGGAACCTCATTTCCTTGCCGCCGAGGTTTCCACCTCCACCTCGCGCGGCCTCACGATCACGCTGTTCCTGGTCTTCGTGGCCATCACGCTGGCCATCACGATCTGGGCCAGCCGCCAGACCAAGACAGCGACCGACTTCTACGCTGGCGGCCGGCAGTTCTCGGGCTTCCAGAACGGCATGGCCATCGGCGGTGACTACATGTCGGCGGCGTCCTTCCTCGGCATCGCCGGCCTGATCGCCCTGTACGGCTACGACGGCTTCCTCTACTCCATCGGGTTCCTCGTCGCCTGGCTCGTCGCGCTGCTGCTGGTCGCCGAGTACCTGCGCAACTCGGGCCGGTTCACGATGGCCGACGTGCTCGCCTTCCGGATGCGTCAGCGCCCGGTGCGTACGGCGGCCAGCGCCTCCACCATCGTCGTCTCGATCTTCTATCTGATCGCGCAGATGGTCGGCGCCGGCGCCCTGGTGGCGCTGCTGCTGGGAATCAAGCCCGGCACGACCTTCCTGGGCATGGACGCGGACACCGCCAAGGTCGCCACGATCATCCTGGTCGGCGCCCTGATGATCATCTACGTCATCGTCGGTGGCATGAAGGGCACCACGTACGTCCAGATCGTCAAGGCGTTCATGCTGATGAGCGGCGCCCTGATCATGACGCTGCTGGTGCTCGCGCACTACAAGTTCAACCTGTCCGCCCTGCTCGGCGACGCCGCTCAGCAGTCCGGCAAGGGTGACGCCTTCCTCCAGCCGGGCCTGCGCTACGGCGTCGAGACGGCCAGCGCCTCGGCCACCTTCTACAGCAAGATGGACCTGCTCTCGCTGGGCATCGCGCTGGTGCTCGGCACGGCCGGTCTGCCGCACATCCTCACCCGGTTCTACACGGTGCCGACCAGCAAGATCGCTCGCAAGAGCGTGCTCTGGGCAATCGGCATCATCGGCACGTTCTACCTGTTCACCCTGGCCCTCGGCTTCGGCGCGGCGGCCCTGGTGGGCAGCGGGAACATCACCGCGCAGGACAAGGCGGGCAACACGGCCGCGCCGCAGCTGGCCCAGGCGCTCGGTATCGACTATCTGGGCGGCGAGACCGGTGGCGCGGTGATGCTCGCCGTGATCGCGGCGGTCGCGTTCGCCACCATCCTGGCCGTGGTCGCCGGTCTCACGCTGGCGTCGTCGTCGAGCCTGGCGCACGACTTCTATGCGAACGTGATCCGCCGTGGTGAGGCGTCGGAACGCGACGAGGTGCGGGTCGCTCGCATCTCGGCCCTGGTCATCGGCGCGGTGGCGATCGCCCTGTCGATCTTCGCCCAGAGCCTGAACGTGGCCTTCCTGGTCGCGCTCGCGTTCGCGGTGGCGGCCTCGGCCAACCTGCCGGCCATCCTCTACAGCCTGTTCTGGAAGCGGTTCAACACCTCGGGCGCGCTGTGGTCGATCTACGGCGGTCTGGCCGCGGCCGTGATCCTGGTGTTCTTCTCGCCGGTTGTCTCCGGCTCGGCGACCGCCATGTTCCCGGACAGCGACTGGCACTTCTTCCCGCTCTCCAACCCCGGCATCATCTCGATCCCGGTCGGCTTCCTGTGCGGCTGGATCGGCACGGTGATCTCGAAGGAGGACGACACCGCGAAGTACGCCGAGCTCGAGGTCCGGTCGCTGACCGGCCACGGCGCGCACTAA
- a CDS encoding DUF485 domain-containing protein has protein sequence MTTEVPSSSTERYRAVQDSEEFGRLRHAVRSFVFPMTVAFFLWYALYVLLSAYARGFMSTKVVGNINVALIFGLLQFATTFLIAWYYSRYAASKIDPLADKIHAEITAADSAEAPAEKKSED, from the coding sequence GTGACTACCGAAGTGCCCTCGTCCTCCACCGAGAGGTACCGGGCCGTCCAGGACTCTGAGGAATTCGGCCGTCTGCGTCACGCCGTACGCAGCTTCGTCTTCCCCATGACGGTCGCGTTCTTCCTCTGGTATGCCCTCTATGTCCTGCTTTCCGCATACGCCCGCGGCTTCATGAGCACGAAGGTCGTCGGCAACATCAACGTTGCCCTGATCTTCGGCCTTCTCCAGTTCGCCACGACGTTCCTGATCGCCTGGTACTACTCCCGCTACGCGGCCAGCAAGATCGACCCGCTGGCCGACAAGATCCACGCCGAGATCACGGCCGCCGACAGCGCCGAGGCCCCCGCTGAGAAGAAGAGCGAGGACTGA
- a CDS encoding flavin reductase family protein, with amino-acid sequence MVLVTIHSTDPFATPEGEKSAVRRLRGRLAAPVTLWTTAGPAGLTVSSTLVADGDPGRVLGLIDDESDFWDAAERSGRFAMVALTPADRQLADRFAGLMPAPGGLFAGDGWTGTDYGPVPAGARTWAGCRLESSRVLGWALLVEAVIEMIEAGPAADPLIHYRGRYHTLGH; translated from the coding sequence ATGGTGCTCGTGACCATTCACTCGACCGACCCTTTCGCCACCCCTGAGGGCGAGAAGTCCGCGGTGCGGCGTTTGCGGGGGCGGCTGGCGGCTCCGGTCACGCTCTGGACCACTGCCGGCCCGGCCGGGCTGACGGTGTCGTCGACGCTCGTCGCGGACGGTGACCCCGGGCGGGTCCTCGGGCTGATCGACGACGAGAGTGACTTCTGGGACGCTGCCGAGCGCAGCGGCCGGTTCGCCATGGTCGCGCTGACCCCGGCCGACCGGCAGCTCGCCGACCGGTTCGCCGGTCTGATGCCCGCGCCGGGCGGCCTTTTCGCCGGCGACGGCTGGACGGGCACCGACTACGGCCCCGTGCCTGCCGGCGCCCGGACCTGGGCCGGCTGCCGGCTCGAGTCCTCGCGGGTTCTGGGCTGGGCGTTGCTCGTCGAAGCGGTGATCGAGATGATCGAGGCGGGTCCGGCGGCCGACCCGCTGATCCATTACCGAGGTCGATATCACACGCTGGGGCATTGA
- a CDS encoding ABC transporter permease — protein MVNGMRGRPARIVLFVLGAVMAGFFAIAGYAIFAIPGVAGNERAAAMLLQLGGSALVTGWLLVPLVFFGVDESLDPARFALFPLSRRTLIVGLFAAALTGLPALSTLAATAGMVSTASELGGAGAGVVQLAGILAGLLLCVALSRAVTSAFATGLRSRRARDLAVVLLAVLAALLGPLQLALLAGAQRADWDAFAVLADVLGWTPLAAPYSVGLDVADGRIWAVPLKFLIVAGSIAGLLAWWNATLENAMLGAESRGRAGRTGDIASPTGLLLGRRLPRTRFGALVARETRYWWRETRRRAALITFTVAGFFLPISVSVSGGPAGPMAVLVGAIAALALANQFGYEGSAYAGDLTAGVPGRVEIHSRAAAHALFVLPLLLLVALVVGAVSGRPERIAGDLGLLVATYGAGLALVLPMSVRAAYALPESTSPFAVTSGGGTAKGLLTIAVMVGTLVATVPLQILAFLLGDVWLWIGLPTGAGFGVAAYLIGSGIAGDWLDRRSPELLAAVTS, from the coding sequence ATGGTCAACGGCATGCGCGGCCGCCCGGCCCGGATCGTGTTGTTCGTCCTGGGCGCGGTGATGGCCGGGTTCTTCGCGATCGCCGGATACGCGATCTTCGCGATCCCGGGGGTGGCCGGTAACGAGCGCGCCGCCGCGATGCTGCTCCAACTGGGCGGGTCGGCACTGGTCACGGGCTGGCTGCTGGTGCCGCTGGTCTTCTTCGGGGTCGACGAATCGCTCGACCCGGCCCGCTTCGCGCTGTTCCCCCTGAGCCGCCGCACCCTGATCGTCGGCCTGTTCGCGGCCGCCCTGACCGGTCTGCCCGCTCTGTCCACGCTGGCCGCCACGGCCGGCATGGTGAGCACGGCGTCCGAACTGGGCGGGGCCGGCGCGGGCGTGGTCCAGCTGGCCGGCATCCTGGCCGGACTGCTCCTCTGTGTCGCCCTGAGCCGCGCGGTGACCAGCGCGTTCGCCACCGGTCTGCGCTCCCGGCGGGCACGCGACCTCGCCGTGGTGCTGCTCGCCGTGCTCGCCGCGCTGCTCGGGCCGCTGCAGCTCGCGCTGCTCGCCGGAGCCCAGCGCGCCGACTGGGACGCGTTCGCCGTCCTCGCCGACGTGCTGGGCTGGACTCCGCTGGCCGCCCCCTATTCTGTCGGGCTCGACGTGGCCGACGGACGGATCTGGGCCGTACCGCTGAAGTTCTTGATCGTTGCCGGCAGCATCGCCGGGCTGCTCGCCTGGTGGAACGCGACGCTGGAGAACGCGATGCTCGGGGCGGAGAGCCGCGGACGTGCCGGCCGTACGGGGGACATCGCCTCGCCGACCGGCCTGCTGCTCGGCCGACGGCTGCCCCGCACCCGGTTCGGCGCGCTCGTCGCCCGCGAGACCCGTTACTGGTGGCGCGAGACCCGGCGGCGGGCCGCGCTGATCACCTTCACGGTTGCCGGGTTCTTCCTGCCCATCTCGGTCTCGGTCAGCGGCGGGCCGGCCGGGCCGATGGCTGTCCTCGTCGGGGCGATCGCCGCGCTCGCGCTGGCCAACCAGTTCGGGTACGAGGGAAGCGCGTACGCGGGCGACCTCACCGCCGGGGTCCCTGGCCGGGTCGAGATCCACTCCCGGGCGGCGGCCCATGCCCTCTTCGTGCTGCCGCTGTTGCTCCTGGTCGCCCTGGTGGTGGGCGCGGTGTCGGGCCGGCCCGAGCGGATCGCCGGCGATCTGGGGCTGCTGGTCGCCACGTACGGCGCGGGGCTGGCGCTGGTGCTGCCGATGTCGGTGCGGGCCGCGTACGCGTTGCCCGAGTCGACCAGCCCGTTCGCCGTCACGTCGGGCGGCGGCACGGCCAAGGGCCTGCTCACGATCGCCGTCATGGTCGGCACGCTGGTCGCGACCGTGCCGCTGCAGATTCTGGCCTTCTTGCTGGGTGACGTGTGGCTGTGGATCGGCCTGCCGACCGGCGCGGGTTTCGGCGTGGCGGCTTACCTGATCGGCTCGGGGATCGCCGGCGACTGGCTCGACCGGCGCTCGCCGGAACTGCTGGCCGCTGTGACCTCCTGA